The Euphorbia lathyris chromosome 3, ddEupLath1.1, whole genome shotgun sequence genome contains a region encoding:
- the LOC136224606 gene encoding uncharacterized protein isoform X2 encodes MLIYQEHEHCDDHVLHCSSKRKMHHLLHCQTGLMIPLSLHTQNFGVGGSESDEATKIGKVNPKDDASSSSSSLLVEEKEKDGTVSEKVGVTVTGSGSEEAAETGKLAISMPDASSSSSLLIKEKEKDGTVSEKDAVGGSEEAAETKLLSSNIGFAVEVVGGGIFCWEAESCRIISEDQNLSTNKS; translated from the exons ATCA GGAACATGAACATTGCGACGATCATGTTCTTCACTGCTCGTCAAAGAGGAAGAtgcatcatcttcttcactgTCAGACCGGACTGATGatccctctctctctccataCACAGAATTTTGGTGTCGGTGGCTCAGAGTCGGATGAAGCTACAAAAATAGGGAAAGTAAATCCCAAGGATGATGCATCATCTTCTTCGTCTTCACTGCTTgttgaagagaaagagaaagacgGGACTGTGAGTGAGAAAGTTGGTGTCACTGTCACTGGCTCAGGCTCAGAAGAAGCTGCAGAAACTGGGAAACTGGCAATATCAATGCCTGatgcatcatcttcttcttcactactcattaaagagaaagagaaagatggGACTGTGAGTGAGAAAGATGCTGTGGGTGGCTCAGAAGAAGCTGCAGAAACCAAGCTATTATCAAGTAACATTGGTTTTGCAGTGGAAGTTGTAGGCGGAGGAATCTTCTGTTGGGAAGCAGAATCCTGTAGGATAATTAGTGAGGATCAAAACTTGAGTACAAACAAATCCTAA